One window from the genome of Clarias gariepinus isolate MV-2021 ecotype Netherlands chromosome 15, CGAR_prim_01v2, whole genome shotgun sequence encodes:
- the btbd10b gene encoding BTB/POZ domain-containing protein 10 yields MSLHSASGGCERSRDRRRSSDRSRDSSHERGEGQLTPCIRNVTSPTRQHTSERESVSSRPNSPRPQRVSPSGSSSRNSSLSSTEGTFKSMGTGEMVFVYENSKEGARSMRTSERVTLIVDNTRFVVDPSIFTAQPNTMLGRMFGSGREHNFTRPNEKGEYEVAEGISSTVFRAILDYYKTGIIRCPDGISIPELREACDYLCISFDYSTIKCRDLSALMHELSNDGARHQFEFYLEEMVLPLMVASAQSGERECHIVVLTDDDVVDWDEEYPPQMGEEYSQIIYSTKLYRFFKYIENRDVAKSVLKERGLKKIRLGIEGYPTYKEKVKKRPGGRPEVIYNYVQRPFIRMSWEKEEGKSRHVDFQCVKSKSITNLAAAAADIPQDQLVVLHPGPQVDELDILPNHPAPGHHYSNNYEPDADAASPAL; encoded by the exons ATGAGTCTACACAGTGCGAGTGGAGGCTGTGAGCGGTCGAGGGACCGTCGGCGTTCCAGTGACCGCTCACGTGACTCCTCTCACGAGCGGGGTGAAGGCCAGCTCACCCCGTGTATCCGCAATGTCACCTCACCCACACGACAACACACTAGTG AACGGGAGAGTGTCTCATCACGGCCTAACAGCCCGAGACCTCAAAGAGTCTCTCCCAGTGGCTCCAGCAGTCGCAACAGCAGCCTGTCCAGCACGGAGGGCACCTTTAAGAGCATGGGCACGGGAGAAATGGTGTTTGTTTACGAAAACTCCAAAGAAGGTGCTCGCAGTATGCGCACTTCAGAGAGAGTCACACTCATTGTAGACAACACGCGGTTTGTGGTGGACCCCTCCATCTTTACTGCACAACCGAATACCATGCTGGGCAG aATGTTTGGTTCAGGGCGCGAACACAATTTCACACGGCCGAATGAGAAGGGGGAATATGAGGTGGCAGAGGGCATCAGTTCCACTGTTTTCAGGGCCATATTG GATTACTACAAAACCGGGATAATCCGTTGTCCGGATGGAATCTCCATTCCCGAGCTGAGGGAAGCATGTGACTATTTGTGCATCTCTTTTGACTATAGCACTATCAAATGCAGGGACCTAA GTGCTCTGATGCACGAGCTGTCAAACGACGGGGCACGCCATCAGTTTGAGTTCTACCTTGAAGAGATGGTGCTGCCGCTGATGGTGGCCAGCGCTCAGAGCGGAGAGAGGGAGTGTCACATTGTTGTGCTGACGGACGATGACGTAGTGGACTGGGACGAGGAGTATCCACCCCAGATGGGAGAAGAGTATTCACAAA taatatacagtacaaaactcTACCGTTTCTTCAAGTACATTGAAAACCGAGACGTGGCCAAATCTGTTTTAAAAGAACGAGGACTCAAGAAGATTAGACTAGGCATTGAAG GATATCCGACTTACAAAGAAAAGGTAAAGAAGAGGCCAGGCGGCAGGCCTGAAGTCATTTACAACTATGTGCAGAGGCCCTTCATCCGCATGTCCTGGGAGAAGGAGGAGGGTAAGAGCCGGCATGTGGACTTCCAGTGTGTGAAGAGCAAATCCATCACAAACCTGGCAGCAGCAGCGGCTGACATTCCACAGGACCAACTGGTGGTGCTGCACCCCGGCCCTCAGGTGGACGAGCTGGACATTCTGCCTAATCACCCTGCTCCAGGACACCACTACAGCAACAACTACGAGCCCGATGCTGACGCTGCCTCACCTGCACTCTGA
- the pth1b gene encoding parathyroid hormone 1b, protein MCAMAKAILMVLFWSLCSIGHLEGLPISKRSISEVQLMHNVGEHKQAVERQDWLQVKLKTVIIPNINDSQKGQKAKTRTLSSDFQAWNRPVWISS, encoded by the exons ATGTGTGCAATGGCTAAAGCAATTTTAATGGTTTTGTTTTGGAGTCTTTGCAGTATAGGACATTTGGAAGGGCTACCAATCAG CAAGAGGTCCATCAGTGAAGTCCAGCTAATGCACAATGTTGGAGAACACAAGCAAGCAGTGGAAAGGCAGGACTGGCTTCAAGTAAAGCTAAAGACTGTAATTATACCGAATATCAATGACTCACAGAAAGGACAAAAAGCGAAAACCAGGACTCTCTCTTCAGATTTCCAAGCCTGGAATCGTCCAGTCTGGATCTCAAGTTAA